The following are from one region of the Amylibacter sp. IMCC11727 genome:
- a CDS encoding tellurite resistance TerB family protein, with translation MTADDLNESPWNLQDALIALMVSTSVSDTQVRTLELLSIDRVVGHLPVFADYDADRITIISQTVFDILEDEDGLDALFGLVRSALPEKFNETAYALCCDVAAADGRLREGELRFLEEIRYEMNIDRLAGAAIERGARARHLKA, from the coding sequence ATGACCGCAGATGACCTCAACGAAAGCCCATGGAACCTTCAGGACGCGTTAATTGCGCTTATGGTCTCCACATCCGTGTCCGATACGCAAGTGCGTACATTGGAACTGTTGTCCATTGATCGCGTGGTTGGCCATTTGCCTGTTTTCGCGGATTATGACGCGGATCGCATTACGATCATCTCTCAGACCGTATTCGATATTCTCGAAGACGAAGACGGCCTAGATGCGCTGTTCGGTCTGGTGCGCAGCGCTCTGCCAGAAAAATTCAACGAAACCGCATATGCCCTATGCTGTGATGTGGCTGCCGCTGATGGTCGCTTGCGCGAAGGCGAACTGCGGTTCTTGGAAGAAATCCGTTACGAGATGAACATTGATCGCCTTGCTGGGGCCGCGATTGAACGGGGCGCACGCGCCCGCCACCTAAAGGCGTAA